The proteins below are encoded in one region of Acetoanaerobium noterae:
- a CDS encoding FecCD family ABC transporter permease, whose product MSFTEKKSFYKLMFIILTIMLMLGIVISSMTGVADISIDKAVRILLSKLPLVDDLISLDDIKRNQITIIWQIRLPRIILAAFVGMGLSVSGAAFQGMFKNPMADPYVLGISSGAALGAAIAMIFGLGVGAIGIGGVTLFAFIGAILTVSLVYLIAKTGTKIPASTLLLAGISINYLFSAAISLLMLFNHAQIEKIVFWLMGSVSAASWNQVYILVPIVVLGTIGIGIFSRDLNIMLLGEDSANSLGVEVERVKKILLFISSMIVASAVSVSGIIGFVGLIVPHTIRLLIGPDNRVLIPFSAIGGAIFMILADTMARVAIPPTELPVGSITSLFGAPYFIYLLVKTKKKVA is encoded by the coding sequence ATGAGCTTTACAGAGAAAAAATCATTCTACAAATTAATGTTTATAATTTTGACAATAATGTTGATGTTAGGGATAGTGATATCTAGTATGACTGGAGTAGCAGATATTTCTATAGATAAAGCAGTGAGAATTCTATTGTCAAAGCTACCTCTTGTAGATGATTTAATCTCGCTTGATGATATTAAAAGAAATCAAATAACTATTATTTGGCAGATAAGACTTCCTAGAATAATCCTAGCAGCTTTTGTGGGAATGGGGCTGTCGGTATCAGGAGCAGCATTTCAGGGTATGTTCAAAAATCCAATGGCAGACCCATATGTGCTGGGGATATCATCTGGAGCAGCGCTAGGAGCTGCTATTGCAATGATATTTGGTTTAGGAGTAGGGGCTATAGGCATAGGAGGTGTTACTCTCTTTGCGTTTATAGGAGCTATTCTTACAGTAAGCCTTGTATATCTGATTGCAAAAACTGGAACGAAAATACCTGCAAGTACCTTGCTTCTTGCAGGTATATCAATAAATTACTTATTTTCAGCAGCAATATCGCTTTTGATGCTCTTCAATCATGCGCAGATTGAAAAAATAGTATTCTGGCTTATGGGAAGTGTTTCTGCAGCAAGCTGGAATCAAGTTTACATCTTAGTTCCCATTGTCGTTTTAGGAACTATAGGAATAGGTATTTTTTCAAGAGATTTAAATATAATGTTACTTGGAGAAGACTCAGCAAATAGCTTGGGAGTAGAGGTTGAAAGAGTAAAAAAAATTTTGCTTTTTATATCATCTATGATAGTTGCTTCGGCAGTTTCAGTAAGTGGTATAATTGGGTTTGTGGGTCTTATTGTTCCTCACACTATAAGATTGCTTATAGGCCCAGATAATAGAGTACTCATACCCTTTTCAGCTATTGGAGGAGCGATTTTTATGATATTAGCAGATACCATGGCTAGAGTTGCAATACCACCTACAGAGCTTCCAGTAGGATCAATCACTTCGTTGTTCGGAGCGCCGTATTTTATTTATTTACTTGTTAAAACAAAAAAGAAGGTGGCATGA
- a CDS encoding ABC transporter substrate-binding protein, translated as MTFNKKTLVRTLILFMIALLSFTGCQAPAQTEEEENIQTNTASKLYPLEITDSMGRKVTIENEPQRIISIAPNITETIYALGMEAKLVARTDYCDYPEQVLEKESIGSLREPNIEKILELDPDLIIASTHFDPDVLKKLEDSGLTVAVLYGEESFEGVYDTILKTGRLLNADENANAVVADMQAKVKKVKEAVENQPKPKAYYVVSYGEGGDYTATGETFISQIIDMAGGENIANDATGWKYNLEALVEKDPDIVICSKYFEAKAGIKSANGYNELTAVKEGRLFEIDNNMLDRQGPRLADGLEELAKILHPDKF; from the coding sequence ATGACATTTAATAAAAAAACCTTAGTAAGGACATTGATTTTATTTATGATAGCTTTGTTAAGCTTTACGGGTTGTCAGGCACCAGCCCAGACTGAAGAGGAGGAAAATATACAAACGAATACAGCGTCTAAGCTCTATCCACTTGAAATTACTGATTCTATGGGAAGAAAAGTTACTATAGAAAATGAACCTCAAAGGATAATATCCATAGCACCAAATATCACAGAGACTATTTATGCGCTTGGTATGGAAGCTAAGTTAGTAGCCAGGACGGATTATTGTGATTACCCTGAGCAGGTTTTAGAAAAGGAATCAATAGGGAGCCTGAGAGAGCCTAACATAGAAAAAATATTGGAGCTTGACCCTGATTTAATAATTGCATCTACTCATTTTGATCCAGATGTCTTAAAAAAATTAGAAGATTCAGGACTTACGGTAGCAGTTCTATATGGAGAAGAGAGCTTTGAAGGGGTATATGACACAATTTTAAAAACAGGAAGGCTATTAAATGCAGATGAAAATGCAAATGCCGTAGTAGCGGATATGCAAGCAAAGGTAAAGAAAGTTAAGGAGGCAGTTGAAAATCAGCCTAAACCAAAGGCATATTACGTAGTTTCTTATGGCGAAGGTGGAGACTATACAGCAACAGGTGAGACTTTTATTTCTCAGATTATTGATATGGCTGGTGGAGAAAACATAGCAAATGATGCCACAGGATGGAAATATAATCTCGAGGCACTCGTAGAAAAAGATCCAGATATAGTGATTTGTTCAAAATACTTTGAAGCAAAAGCAGGAATAAAATCAGCAAATGGATATAATGAGCTAACAGCAGTTAAAGAGGGCAGGTTATTTGAAATTGATAATAATATGCTAGATAGACAAGGACCTAGACTTGCTGATGGATTAGAGGAATTAGCAAAGATACTTCATCCTGACAAATTCTAA
- the dapD gene encoding 2,3,4,5-tetrahydropyridine-2,6-dicarboxylate N-acetyltransferase gives MTNETKLTDAYEIARFIKEAKKTTPVKLYVKGDLNYEAINELMVFGEGKSRILFGEADEINKFLELNKNQIEFYYIENDRRNSAIPMSDYTKFDARIEPGAVIRDRVSIGKNAVIMMGAVINIGAEIGDETMIDMNAVVGARGTIGKRSHIGAGAVIAGVLEPPSKTPVIVGDDVLVGANAVVLEGVVIGNNSVVAAGAVVTEDVPENTVVAGSPARVIKLKDDKTKEKTQILDDLRK, from the coding sequence ATGACTAACGAAACTAAACTAACAGATGCATATGAAATTGCTAGATTTATAAAGGAAGCTAAGAAAACCACTCCGGTAAAGCTATATGTTAAGGGAGACCTAAATTATGAAGCTATTAATGAATTAATGGTTTTTGGAGAAGGAAAATCGAGAATTTTATTTGGAGAAGCTGATGAAATAAATAAATTCTTGGAGCTAAATAAAAATCAGATTGAGTTTTATTATATAGAAAATGATAGAAGAAATTCCGCTATTCCTATGTCAGACTATACAAAATTTGATGCGAGAATTGAGCCAGGAGCAGTAATTAGAGATAGAGTATCTATAGGGAAAAATGCCGTTATAATGATGGGAGCAGTAATAAATATTGGAGCAGAAATTGGCGATGAAACAATGATAGATATGAATGCTGTAGTTGGAGCTAGAGGAACAATAGGAAAAAGATCTCATATAGGAGCGGGAGCGGTTATTGCTGGTGTACTAGAACCACCTAGTAAAACACCAGTTATAGTGGGAGATGACGTTCTAGTTGGAGCAAATGCAGTAGTGCTAGAGGGTGTAGTAATTGGAAATAACAGTGTAGTTGCTGCTGGAGCTGTAGTTACTGAAGATGTCCCAGAAAATACAGTTGTTGCAGGTTCACCTGCGAGAGTTATTAAGCTTAAGGATGATAAAACTAAAGAAAAGACTCAAATATTAGATGACTTAAGAAAATAA
- the dapB gene encoding 4-hydroxy-tetrahydrodipicolinate reductase encodes MINIGISGINGSMGQIIYKKIVEDDMFNLVMGIDARPELYENKCRVFEKPADSDIYPDLIIDFSHHSCLDELLLFAKEHGISLVLATTGYDAAQIEKIHSYSSDIAILYSANMSFGINLLKTILEKYSRLLDERSYDIEIIEKHHNKKVDAPSGTAYILADAVNSSISTPKNFVNGRQGRTNPRTTNEIGIHAVRGGNIFGEHEVIFAGSSDIIEIKHTALSKDLFADGAIDAAKWLYGKEKGMYCMQDMFEI; translated from the coding sequence TTGATTAACATAGGTATTTCGGGAATAAATGGAAGTATGGGTCAAATTATATACAAAAAAATAGTTGAAGATGATATGTTTAATCTAGTAATGGGAATAGACGCTAGACCAGAGCTTTATGAAAATAAATGTAGAGTTTTTGAAAAACCAGCTGATTCAGATATATATCCTGATTTAATTATTGATTTTTCTCACCACTCATGTCTAGATGAACTATTATTATTTGCAAAGGAGCATGGGATTAGTCTTGTTCTTGCAACTACAGGCTACGATGCAGCTCAAATTGAAAAAATACACAGCTATAGCTCAGATATTGCCATTTTATACTCTGCAAATATGTCTTTTGGAATAAATTTATTAAAGACAATTTTAGAAAAATATTCAAGATTACTAGATGAGCGAAGCTATGATATTGAAATAATTGAAAAGCATCACAATAAGAAAGTAGATGCACCTAGTGGTACTGCATATATTTTAGCTGATGCAGTAAATTCTAGTATATCCACCCCAAAAAACTTTGTAAATGGAAGACAAGGAAGAACCAATCCTAGGACGACAAATGAAATAGGGATACATGCAGTTAGAGGAGGAAACATCTTTGGTGAGCATGAAGTTATATTTGCAGGAAGCAGTGACATTATTGAAATAAAGCACACAGCACTTTCTAAGGATTTGTTTGCAGATGGAGCTATTGATGCTGCAAAATGGCTTTATGGGAAAGAAAAAGGAATGTACTGCATGCAAGATATGTTTGAAATTTAA